In Halalkalibaculum roseum, a single window of DNA contains:
- a CDS encoding serine/threonine-protein kinase → MKGKRISKYLITEKLGSGGMGVVYEATDTMLDRTVALKFLPPHLTNDENAKKRFFQEAKAASALDHPNICTIHEIGESSDGSLFITMAYYEGESLEESLKKGIPEYEKALDIAIQLSKGLACAHQSSITHRDIKPGNIMITERGDVKIVDFGLAKLADTSQLTKTGATVGTAAYMAPEQISGGTVDQRSDIFSCGTVLYELFTGIHPFKSDYYHGIMYAVMNDDPAPVNEINPDLPVELAWIIEKALEKDPNDRFQDMDEMVQFLESLKSGNVENKKLAFEKLGMELSKPESFFSKSRRRLLTGLGIAIILLVTAIIIWNPSVVPIPDNNFISASTIPVNKQIAVLPFRIIGDQPENESFADGLVEILTSKLSQLEQFQDQYLVVPTSETSSRNIRSAGEAHEAFGVNLVVTGSIQQLERGVRVTINLIDAQTLRQLDSKIIDDTFIEKSVLQDEAVFNLASMLEIELQPEARRILTAGGTSEPGAYEFYLRGIGHLHRFDQIDEINAAIEQFKRSLQEDPEFARAYAGLSDAYLTLYRRTENTEWLEPAIENIDKAIEITDELSPVFTTYGLLLIEKGEYEEAQKMLQRALEIDPVNFEAYRGRARAFLAQQRVTEAEATYHKAIEMKPDYWAGYSELGVFYYQNGKFEKAADQFRIVTELTPKNASAFRNLGGIYYYLGREEEAIKAFHKSVEIEPNYGAYSNLATLYYSNEEFNEAAGMYSKALELNDNDYRVWSYLASAYKRSTPPLEDEYLETMRKAKDLAERKLEVNPRDPQVLVSLAGFNSALGNKETAQKLLARAVKLEPSDINVQMNIGTTYEYLGNRDMALKWIEKAFENGYLLDEFNKNTDVNLSELREDVRFVEIINRYSDSKE, encoded by the coding sequence ATGAAGGGGAAGCGAATATCTAAATATCTGATTACAGAGAAGCTCGGCAGTGGAGGCATGGGTGTGGTTTATGAAGCTACTGACACTATGTTAGACCGTACTGTGGCCTTAAAATTTCTTCCCCCTCATCTGACAAATGATGAAAATGCCAAGAAACGATTTTTTCAAGAGGCTAAAGCGGCTTCAGCACTGGACCATCCTAATATTTGCACAATCCATGAAATCGGCGAAAGCAGTGATGGCAGCCTGTTCATAACGATGGCATATTATGAAGGTGAGTCTTTGGAAGAAAGTCTTAAGAAAGGTATCCCTGAATATGAAAAAGCATTGGATATCGCAATTCAACTGTCAAAGGGCCTAGCTTGTGCCCATCAGTCAAGTATAACCCATAGAGATATTAAGCCGGGTAATATTATGATTACCGAGCGAGGGGATGTTAAGATTGTTGACTTTGGCTTGGCTAAGCTCGCAGATACAAGTCAGCTTACTAAAACCGGTGCTACTGTTGGAACAGCTGCTTATATGGCGCCTGAACAGATCAGCGGTGGCACTGTTGATCAAAGAAGTGATATTTTTTCTTGCGGTACGGTTTTATATGAATTGTTTACCGGGATCCATCCATTTAAGAGTGACTATTATCACGGTATTATGTACGCGGTAATGAATGACGATCCGGCCCCGGTAAATGAAATTAATCCCGACCTACCGGTTGAACTGGCTTGGATCATAGAAAAGGCATTGGAAAAAGATCCCAATGATCGATTTCAGGATATGGATGAAATGGTTCAATTTCTTGAATCGCTTAAAAGCGGAAATGTCGAAAATAAGAAATTGGCTTTCGAAAAGTTGGGAATGGAATTATCTAAGCCGGAATCTTTCTTTTCAAAGAGTCGCAGGCGATTATTAACCGGATTGGGAATTGCGATCATTTTATTAGTAACCGCCATAATTATCTGGAATCCATCGGTCGTACCGATACCCGACAATAATTTCATTTCCGCCTCCACTATTCCGGTTAATAAACAAATTGCGGTACTCCCATTTCGTATTATCGGTGACCAACCCGAAAATGAATCCTTTGCTGATGGTTTGGTTGAAATACTGACCAGTAAATTATCTCAGCTTGAACAGTTTCAGGACCAATATTTAGTGGTTCCAACCAGTGAAACCAGTTCCAGGAATATCAGAAGTGCCGGCGAAGCCCATGAAGCCTTTGGAGTAAACCTTGTTGTAACCGGAAGTATACAACAACTTGAAAGAGGAGTGCGAGTGACGATCAATTTAATTGATGCACAAACTCTGCGGCAGCTCGATTCAAAGATTATTGATGATACTTTTATTGAGAAGTCTGTATTACAAGACGAGGCGGTTTTTAACCTGGCCAGTATGCTTGAAATAGAATTACAGCCGGAAGCCCGACGCATATTGACTGCCGGGGGCACTTCTGAACCCGGCGCCTATGAATTTTACCTCAGAGGTATCGGCCACCTCCATCGCTTTGACCAAATAGATGAGATTAATGCTGCAATAGAACAATTTAAGCGATCTCTGCAGGAAGACCCAGAGTTCGCTCGGGCTTATGCGGGGTTAAGCGATGCTTATCTTACTCTTTATCGGCGTACTGAAAATACGGAATGGCTGGAGCCGGCAATTGAAAATATTGATAAGGCCATTGAGATTACAGATGAGCTCTCTCCTGTTTTCACAACATATGGACTGTTATTAATTGAGAAAGGGGAATACGAAGAAGCCCAAAAAATGCTACAGCGTGCCCTCGAGATTGACCCAGTCAATTTTGAGGCCTACCGCGGGCGTGCGAGAGCCTTTTTGGCACAACAAAGAGTTACGGAAGCAGAGGCTACCTATCACAAAGCAATCGAAATGAAGCCTGATTATTGGGCCGGATACTCCGAGCTGGGTGTTTTCTATTATCAAAACGGGAAATTTGAGAAGGCTGCAGATCAGTTTCGTATAGTAACCGAGCTGACACCCAAAAATGCCAGTGCATTTCGAAACCTGGGAGGTATTTATTATTACCTGGGCAGGGAGGAGGAAGCTATAAAAGCCTTTCATAAATCTGTTGAAATTGAACCGAATTACGGTGCCTATTCCAACCTTGCAACCTTGTATTATTCTAATGAGGAATTTAATGAAGCCGCAGGGATGTATTCCAAAGCTTTGGAGCTGAACGATAACGATTACAGGGTTTGGAGTTATCTTGCCAGTGCCTATAAACGATCAACACCTCCGCTAGAGGACGAATACCTTGAGACAATGCGTAAAGCTAAAGATCTGGCGGAAAGGAAGCTTGAAGTTAACCCTCGGGATCCTCAAGTGCTTGTTAGCCTTGCCGGCTTTAATTCTGCATTGGGCAATAAGGAAACTGCCCAAAAACTGTTGGCCAGAGCTGTTAAGTTGGAACCCAGTGACATCAATGTTCAAATGAATATCGGTACAACATATGAGTATCTGGGGAATCGTGATATGGCCCTGAAATGGATAGAAAAAGCATTTGAAAACGGGTACCTTTTAGATGAGTTTAACAAAAATACCGATGTCAATTTATCTGAATTGCGAGAAGACGTCCGTTTTGTTGAAATCATTAACAGGTACTCCGATTCAAAAGAGTAA
- a CDS encoding PAS domain S-box protein has protein sequence MSSIERIAKSIHGILWEADAETFRFLYVSPQSKEILGYEPSQWYASETFWADHIHPEDRKKAVFYCHQQTKLGQSHEFEYRMVDSKGGIIWLKDVVSVIFEDGKPSKLRGLMVDITKQKSTEFEKRRLLDEAYTLAKIGHWEYDISAQSLYWSREVKSLHEVPKYYVPDVASAIEFYKEGESRQQITEAVTEAIKEGTPYDLELQIITAKGNTRWIRTLGKAEIVNGEVVRIYGSTQDVSQLKKEKEYLEMLSMVASETQNIVIITDPDQGIKWVNNAFEKKTGYLLKDIVGKNPGTLLQGPKTDDETVKRISRRIKFRIPFTEEILNYTADGQPYWIKLNVTPIYDKQGKLKQFFSIQEDITEQKKSEIVLKEQITFSNSIINSLPGLFYMMDEDLKLLKVNNNARTFFNIQKSNLARIDPFSVVAPKDRKILKSKVEEAFQNGYMELETTVILDDKKYIFYVNGKLIELDENKYLIGNGLNITDRKNMQKNNEILLKEVHHRVKNNLAIVSGLLSLEMEELPDVNAKLPMQRCINRISSMAKVHELLYVNQNFTTVNIGDYIRELTKVVENTFSNERRVHVSLDIEQMDMNVNEAIPLGMLINELLTNSYKYAFEDNDGQIKITIQKISSRYHVVYQDNGKGVKGDISLGEVETLGMLIIKTLLDQLEADYKFNTEEKFELKMEFDPRLRGSHSNLSEGPQEDMARSRLN, from the coding sequence ATGAGTTCAATAGAACGAATTGCTAAGTCAATTCACGGTATTTTATGGGAAGCAGATGCTGAAACATTTAGATTTCTGTATGTAAGCCCCCAGTCTAAAGAAATTCTTGGTTACGAACCTTCGCAATGGTATGCCAGTGAAACGTTTTGGGCAGATCATATCCATCCTGAGGATCGTAAAAAAGCAGTCTTTTATTGTCACCAACAAACAAAACTGGGGCAATCCCATGAGTTTGAATATCGTATGGTCGACAGCAAAGGTGGCATCATATGGCTCAAAGATGTCGTATCGGTTATATTTGAGGATGGTAAACCTTCTAAGCTAAGAGGGTTAATGGTGGATATCACCAAGCAAAAAAGCACTGAATTTGAGAAGCGACGCCTGCTGGATGAAGCATACACCTTAGCTAAAATCGGTCATTGGGAATATGACATTTCCGCACAATCTCTCTATTGGTCACGGGAAGTAAAGAGTCTGCATGAGGTTCCAAAATATTATGTGCCTGATGTAGCATCTGCTATCGAATTTTATAAAGAAGGGGAAAGCCGTCAACAAATTACAGAAGCAGTAACCGAAGCTATTAAGGAAGGCACACCTTATGATTTAGAGCTTCAAATTATTACGGCTAAAGGAAACACCCGCTGGATCCGAACTTTAGGAAAAGCCGAAATTGTAAACGGTGAAGTCGTTCGCATTTATGGAAGTACGCAGGATGTAAGCCAGTTGAAAAAAGAAAAGGAATACCTGGAAATGCTTTCAATGGTTGCCAGTGAAACCCAAAATATTGTAATAATTACTGACCCTGATCAAGGTATTAAATGGGTAAACAATGCATTTGAAAAGAAAACGGGATATCTGTTAAAAGACATCGTAGGTAAAAACCCGGGAACCCTTTTGCAGGGTCCAAAAACAGATGACGAAACAGTTAAACGAATTTCAAGAAGAATAAAATTTAGAATCCCTTTTACGGAAGAAATTCTCAATTATACCGCAGATGGCCAACCATATTGGATTAAACTCAACGTCACTCCTATCTATGATAAACAAGGAAAGCTAAAACAGTTCTTTTCTATTCAAGAAGATATTACTGAACAAAAAAAGTCAGAAATAGTTCTAAAAGAGCAGATTACATTTTCTAATTCTATTATTAACAGCCTCCCCGGGTTGTTCTATATGATGGATGAAGATCTTAAACTTTTGAAAGTCAATAACAACGCGAGAACATTTTTCAATATTCAGAAAAGTAATCTTGCACGCATTGATCCATTCTCCGTAGTTGCACCTAAAGACCGTAAGATCTTAAAGTCAAAAGTAGAGGAAGCCTTTCAAAATGGATACATGGAGCTGGAAACTACGGTAATATTAGATGACAAAAAGTACATCTTCTATGTTAATGGAAAATTAATTGAGCTGGATGAGAATAAATATCTTATTGGCAACGGTCTTAATATTACCGACCGCAAAAACATGCAAAAAAACAACGAAATACTTCTTAAAGAAGTGCATCATAGGGTAAAAAACAATTTGGCTATTGTATCGGGACTCTTAAGTTTAGAAATGGAAGAGTTGCCTGACGTCAATGCAAAGCTTCCAATGCAGAGGTGCATAAACCGCATTTCATCTATGGCAAAAGTACATGAGCTGCTCTATGTTAATCAGAACTTCACAACAGTAAACATAGGAGATTATATCCGGGAGCTTACTAAAGTTGTCGAAAATACTTTTTCTAATGAACGAAGAGTACATGTCAGTTTGGATATTGAACAAATGGATATGAATGTTAATGAAGCCATCCCGTTAGGAATGTTAATTAACGAGTTGCTGACCAATTCCTATAAGTATGCGTTCGAAGATAATGACGGACAAATTAAGATCACCATTCAAAAGATCAGCAGCCGTTATCACGTTGTTTATCAAGATAATGGCAAAGGAGTAAAAGGTGATATCAGTTTAGGCGAGGTGGAAACTTTGGGCATGCTAATAATAAAAACACTGTTAGATCAACTTGAAGCAGATTACAAATTTAACACCGAAGAAAAATTTGAGTTGAAAATGGAATTTGACCCTAGATTAAGAGGCTCTCATTCCAACCTATCGGAAGGTCCTCAAGAAGATATGGCGAGATCTCGATTGAACTGA
- a CDS encoding amino acid permease — MAEQSGFKRNVGLFMAVMIGIGAMMGPGIFALPSIVAESAGPLGIIAYLAMGLLTLFTALSYSELGAALPIAGGGYSFTNRTLPRPVAFLTGWFFWIGNTLACSLYAVIFAYTIQVYFLPDVSVILIVLVTTVVFTLTNLRGQAEALLFITFMNIIELLVLVGVGVLGAFYVEPANLDPLAPMGFGPLIPTMGLIYISYVGFDLITVAAEEIIDPAKNIPRAILITLGVGIAIYVLLLWVMMGVVNYTELSQTNTPFIFVADHLFGAWGRWAGIIATIMASLSAFSVTLGASSRVLFALGRDGHFPQIFSRLHSKYQTPHIALFVCAGLVTILGASGIVRLLASASSFGYLIAIGIVNFTVIALHRHMPNLRRPFKIIFYPFIPILGIISCWFFVPTLEPQSLILGGGLTAVGGVLYFFQPQNRSSLQGFPKFLKRIKIKIQSYWRPHMNVLIIGGGNLGSNIADRLLKQDEFRMVFRSSEYQITFIEQNEERAEKLGQRYSVPIFYGDGTKQEILEQVEPQKMDVAIAATNNDERNSIIALQAKRLGIGRVIAIARDPSYISLLEESGVVCISAPYATAAMVENFLDRPSVADLFEIESGVASLIDMKIPDNAVVIGKMIQNIDIPDQCVVAAVIRDELFVVPRGQTEIKAGDHVVFVGPDDAIQAAHKIFSATKK; from the coding sequence ATGGCAGAGCAATCCGGTTTTAAGAGGAATGTAGGGCTATTCATGGCTGTCATGATAGGTATTGGTGCCATGATGGGGCCGGGCATATTTGCCCTGCCTAGTATAGTTGCTGAATCGGCGGGGCCTCTCGGTATTATTGCCTATCTCGCTATGGGTCTGCTTACCCTGTTTACTGCCCTTAGCTATAGTGAGTTGGGGGCTGCCCTTCCCATTGCGGGGGGAGGTTATTCGTTTACAAACCGAACCCTTCCCCGACCGGTTGCCTTTTTGACCGGTTGGTTCTTTTGGATTGGCAATACGCTGGCCTGTTCACTTTATGCAGTGATTTTTGCTTATACAATCCAGGTTTACTTCCTACCGGATGTTAGCGTGATATTAATTGTATTGGTCACTACCGTAGTATTTACCCTAACCAATCTTCGGGGACAGGCAGAAGCATTATTGTTCATTACCTTTATGAATATTATAGAACTGCTGGTACTCGTGGGAGTCGGGGTTCTCGGGGCTTTTTATGTTGAACCGGCAAACTTGGATCCTCTGGCACCCATGGGCTTTGGTCCGCTGATACCTACCATGGGCTTGATCTATATCTCCTATGTAGGTTTCGATCTGATTACCGTAGCTGCCGAGGAGATCATCGATCCTGCCAAAAACATCCCGCGCGCGATCTTGATTACACTGGGAGTGGGTATCGCCATATATGTTCTTCTCCTCTGGGTCATGATGGGAGTTGTAAACTATACTGAATTATCCCAGACTAATACCCCTTTTATTTTTGTTGCCGATCACCTGTTTGGAGCATGGGGACGCTGGGCAGGTATCATTGCTACAATCATGGCAAGTCTGTCAGCCTTTAGCGTGACGCTGGGCGCCAGTTCGCGCGTGCTTTTTGCACTGGGACGTGACGGTCATTTCCCCCAAATTTTCTCCCGTTTGCATTCGAAATACCAGACGCCCCACATTGCGCTTTTTGTATGTGCCGGCCTCGTAACTATACTCGGCGCTTCGGGAATTGTCCGGCTTCTTGCCTCAGCCAGTAGTTTTGGCTACCTGATTGCCATTGGTATCGTTAACTTTACCGTGATTGCACTTCACCGGCACATGCCCAACCTCAGGCGGCCATTTAAAATCATATTTTACCCTTTTATACCAATCCTTGGTATTATTTCCTGTTGGTTTTTTGTCCCTACCCTGGAGCCCCAAAGCCTCATACTTGGAGGCGGACTGACAGCTGTTGGTGGAGTACTTTATTTTTTCCAACCTCAAAATCGTTCATCATTACAGGGATTCCCAAAGTTTTTGAAACGAATCAAAATTAAAATTCAATCTTATTGGAGGCCACACATGAATGTATTAATAATCGGCGGAGGCAACCTTGGAAGCAATATAGCGGACCGCTTGCTCAAGCAAGATGAATTCCGCATGGTTTTTCGTTCATCCGAATACCAGATAACATTCATCGAACAGAACGAAGAACGAGCTGAAAAACTTGGACAACGTTACAGCGTGCCCATCTTTTACGGGGATGGAACAAAACAGGAAATTCTTGAGCAGGTAGAGCCTCAAAAAATGGACGTTGCCATTGCAGCTACCAATAATGATGAACGAAATTCCATTATAGCTCTCCAAGCCAAACGTTTAGGTATCGGTCGCGTTATTGCTATCGCTCGAGATCCTTCCTACATATCATTACTGGAAGAGAGTGGTGTGGTATGTATCAGTGCTCCCTATGCTACCGCGGCCATGGTAGAGAACTTCCTGGATCGACCCAGTGTAGCAGATTTATTTGAAATCGAAAGTGGTGTTGCCAGCTTAATTGATATGAAAATTCCGGATAATGCGGTGGTCATCGGCAAGATGATTCAGAACATTGATATTCCCGATCAATGCGTTGTAGCTGCCGTAATACGAGACGAGTTGTTTGTCGTTCCAAGGGGCCAAACCGAGATAAAAGCCGGCGACCACGTCGTTTTTGTGGGCCCCGATGATGCCATTCAGGCCGCCCATAAAATCTTTTCAGCTACCAAAAAGTAA
- a CDS encoding bifunctional serine/threonine-protein kinase/formylglycine-generating enzyme family protein — translation MIGQSINQYKIISKLGSGGMSIVYKALDTKLDRFVALKFLFPHLSQTEDVKTRFMLEAKTASSLDHPNICPIYDIGETEDDRLYIIMPCYEGKSLREKINEGPIPIDDAVEIAIQAARGLSKTHSKDIVHRDIKPGNIMFSEDGEVKIVDFGLAKLEGRTLLTTEGTTLGTVSYMSPEQSTGKDVNQKTDIWSLGVILYEMLTGERPFKGNYEQAVIYSIINDEPQPIRDINPKIPKELARIVHRALEKDVKDRYASINNMLEDLENLYGNTPVRNDIISLLKKPVGFVSVGVILVMLCIGGIWLYQRQANIQWARQDALPKIELLAERTWSDYSEIYTLASQAEEYIPNDPKLTALLDKSSLYINVHTDPEGAAVYVKDYNHPDNEWRYLGTSPIDSIRVPIGIFRWKVEKEGYDTVLAAAATWDANLTGDLFVPNDFFRELDKEGSIPAGMVRVKGTDTPIGKLDDFFIGRFEVTNKEFKEFIDDGGYRNKAYWQHQFIYEDQILSWENAISKFVDQTERPGPSTWQEGSYPEGQGDYPVSGISWYEAAAYAVYKGMSLPTGTHWGLARGESTPLIRFPQMGGFAVFAPFNNFGEHGPVAVGSMPGYTSYGAYDMAGNVREWCWNETQYGKLIRGGAWSDNTYTFSTPSQAPPFDRSSINGIRLAYYPDEASIPKAAFDPFQAPPEFNFYEQEPVSNEIFNIYKDQFAYDPSPLDSEIVSRDTTSEYWIHERLEFNAAYAGERIIGHLFLPKNAPQPYQTVIYFPGVGSLYHPNSENMVEYYEFPTFLSYLLKNGRAVFYPVYQGTFERRRDHLAISNLLENAHMYTEFLTQVVKDFKRSVDYLNTREEIDNEKIAYYGMSWGGNLGAIIPAVEDRLKASILISGALSQLGRPEVNQINYIGRVETPTLMLNGIYDSLNPYNTSIKPMFDLLGTPVEHKKLITYETDHIPPKIEYVKESLSWLDQYLGPVQ, via the coding sequence ATGATTGGTCAAAGTATTAATCAGTATAAGATTATCAGCAAGCTGGGCAGTGGTGGGATGAGCATAGTCTACAAAGCTCTCGACACCAAGCTTGATCGGTTTGTTGCACTCAAGTTTCTCTTTCCTCATCTGAGTCAAACCGAAGATGTTAAAACCCGGTTTATGCTGGAAGCTAAAACCGCTTCCTCTTTAGACCATCCAAATATCTGCCCCATTTATGATATTGGGGAAACAGAAGATGATCGCCTATACATCATAATGCCATGTTATGAGGGCAAATCATTGAGAGAAAAAATTAATGAAGGCCCCATTCCGATTGATGATGCTGTAGAGATCGCTATTCAGGCAGCTCGAGGATTATCTAAAACACACTCTAAGGATATTGTTCACCGGGATATCAAACCGGGAAACATTATGTTTTCAGAAGATGGGGAGGTAAAGATTGTTGACTTTGGACTGGCTAAACTGGAGGGTAGAACCCTGCTAACTACTGAAGGAACAACTCTAGGAACCGTTTCCTACATGTCTCCGGAGCAGTCCACCGGGAAAGATGTCAACCAAAAAACAGACATTTGGTCGCTGGGAGTCATATTGTATGAGATGTTAACCGGTGAACGGCCATTCAAGGGAAATTATGAGCAGGCGGTAATATATTCCATTATCAACGATGAGCCTCAACCAATCAGAGATATCAATCCAAAAATTCCGAAGGAACTGGCTCGAATTGTTCATCGTGCTCTGGAGAAGGACGTAAAAGATCGCTATGCATCCATCAACAATATGTTGGAAGATCTGGAAAATCTGTATGGGAATACTCCTGTTAGAAATGATATCATATCTCTACTGAAAAAGCCCGTTGGTTTTGTATCCGTCGGTGTAATTTTGGTGATGCTCTGCATTGGAGGAATTTGGTTGTACCAGCGGCAGGCTAACATTCAGTGGGCTAGACAAGATGCCCTGCCAAAAATTGAACTACTTGCCGAAAGAACATGGAGCGATTACTCTGAGATTTATACTCTGGCATCACAAGCAGAAGAGTATATTCCCAATGATCCTAAACTCACCGCCCTCCTTGATAAAAGTTCATTATACATAAATGTACATACGGATCCCGAGGGTGCGGCTGTATATGTGAAAGATTATAATCATCCGGACAATGAATGGAGGTATCTTGGGACTTCTCCTATTGACAGTATCAGGGTACCTATAGGTATCTTCCGGTGGAAGGTAGAGAAAGAAGGTTATGATACCGTTCTGGCTGCAGCAGCTACATGGGATGCCAACCTGACGGGCGATTTATTTGTCCCCAATGACTTTTTCAGAGAACTGGATAAAGAAGGCAGCATCCCGGCAGGAATGGTACGTGTAAAAGGTACTGATACACCCATAGGGAAGCTTGACGACTTTTTTATTGGGCGTTTTGAAGTAACTAACAAAGAATTTAAAGAATTTATTGATGATGGCGGTTATCGTAACAAAGCGTATTGGCAACATCAATTTATTTACGAAGATCAAATATTGAGTTGGGAAAATGCCATCTCAAAGTTTGTTGATCAGACCGAAAGGCCCGGCCCATCTACCTGGCAGGAAGGAAGCTACCCGGAAGGACAAGGCGATTATCCTGTATCGGGAATCAGTTGGTATGAGGCAGCAGCTTATGCTGTTTATAAAGGTATGAGCCTGCCTACCGGCACACACTGGGGCTTAGCAAGGGGCGAAAGCACTCCTCTTATCCGATTTCCTCAAATGGGTGGGTTCGCGGTATTCGCTCCATTTAATAATTTTGGTGAACATGGGCCTGTCGCAGTTGGATCAATGCCGGGTTACACCTCTTATGGTGCATATGATATGGCCGGTAATGTACGGGAATGGTGCTGGAATGAAACACAATACGGAAAATTGATACGCGGCGGTGCATGGAGTGATAATACCTATACATTTTCCACGCCAAGTCAAGCCCCGCCATTTGATAGATCATCAATTAATGGTATTCGGCTTGCCTATTATCCGGATGAAGCATCCATTCCTAAAGCAGCCTTTGACCCATTCCAGGCTCCCCCTGAATTTAATTTTTATGAACAGGAACCTGTTTCAAACGAGATTTTCAATATTTATAAAGATCAATTTGCCTATGATCCAAGTCCGTTAGACAGTGAAATAGTATCTCGTGATACTACATCTGAATACTGGATCCATGAACGCTTGGAATTTAATGCTGCATATGCAGGAGAACGTATAATCGGACATCTGTTTTTACCCAAGAATGCACCCCAACCGTATCAAACTGTTATCTATTTTCCAGGTGTCGGGTCTCTTTATCACCCTAACAGTGAAAACATGGTTGAATACTATGAATTTCCGACATTTTTGTCCTACCTGTTAAAAAACGGAAGAGCCGTATTCTATCCCGTTTATCAGGGTACTTTTGAACGACGAAGAGACCACTTGGCAATCAGTAATTTGTTGGAGAATGCTCATATGTACACCGAATTCCTTACTCAGGTTGTAAAGGATTTCAAAAGAAGTGTTGACTACCTTAATACTCGGGAGGAAATTGATAATGAGAAAATTGCCTATTACGGAATGAGTTGGGGAGGTAACCTTGGTGCCATTATTCCGGCCGTGGAAGATCGCTTAAAAGCGAGCATATTGATTTCCGGGGCACTGTCTCAACTCGGGCGACCAGAAGTGAATCAGATCAATTATATAGGGCGTGTAGAAACCCCTACGCTAATGTTAAACGGTATTTATGACTCTTTAAATCCGTATAATACCTCCATAAAACCTATGTTTGATCTGCTTGGTACGCCGGTAGAGCATAAAAAGTTGATTACTTACGAAACAGATCATATACCGCCAAAGATTGAGTACGTAAAAGAATCCTTGTCTTGGCTTGACCAATATCTTGGTCCGGTTCAATAG
- a CDS encoding DUF6090 family protein: protein MITFFRKLRKKFIGGGNVRKYLLYAVGEIMLVVVGILIALQVNNWNEDRKAKILETEVLKELSSDMQQDILSLENDVALNKRFINSILIIKKALNSDQAYHDSLGAHFATINFNTTYTMKISGYENLKSIGLQVITEDQIRKAITDLYGSVYSFLKETEEAAELAMNGHFSPKYISHFKSIRTRSGMSARRNLYTPVDFEALKEDVEFSLLLDYNRSIKEENLFNLGRTLPQIKDTKTMIDDYLNSTN, encoded by the coding sequence ATGATTACATTTTTCAGAAAACTTAGGAAGAAATTCATCGGCGGAGGAAACGTTCGCAAATACCTGCTCTACGCTGTAGGTGAAATCATGCTTGTGGTGGTTGGGATACTGATTGCCTTACAGGTGAATAACTGGAATGAGGATAGAAAAGCCAAAATCCTCGAGACTGAGGTTCTCAAAGAATTATCATCGGATATGCAGCAGGATATACTCTCACTGGAGAATGATGTAGCGCTTAACAAAAGGTTTATTAATAGCATCCTTATAATCAAGAAGGCGTTAAATAGTGATCAGGCGTATCATGATTCTCTGGGTGCACATTTTGCAACCATAAACTTTAATACAACCTATACAATGAAGATCAGTGGGTATGAAAACCTTAAAAGTATTGGTTTACAGGTTATCACTGAAGATCAAATCAGAAAGGCCATTACCGATCTTTATGGTTCCGTTTATTCTTTTTTAAAAGAAACAGAAGAGGCAGCAGAACTGGCAATGAACGGGCACTTCAGCCCAAAATATATCTCCCACTTCAAGAGTATCCGGACGAGGTCCGGTATGAGTGCCCGCAGAAATTTATATACCCCTGTAGATTTCGAAGCCTTGAAAGAAGATGTAGAATTTAGCCTGCTTCTTGATTACAACAGAAGTATCAAAGAAGAGAACCTATTCAACCTGGGCAGGACTTTACCTCAAATAAAAGATACCAAAACTATGATTGATGACTATCTGAACTCAACAAATTAG